Proteins co-encoded in one Camelus bactrianus isolate YW-2024 breed Bactrian camel chromosome 6, ASM4877302v1, whole genome shotgun sequence genomic window:
- the POLR2M gene encoding protein GRINL1A codes for MSSLPRGFEPQAPEDLGQRSLAELREMLRRQERLLRNVKFICKLPDKGKKILDSVAKLKAAITEREEIQGRSGLLHPVSLDCKQRQKAVAFVDVDTEKAQNSDQILDTSSLVPGCSSVANVTPSQTTSQQKEPVHPPRRGNADAPEVEFTVSKCPASGSRATAPSPAEARAPLPQHRVAGQAEDSSSSSDNQFIDRLQRITIADSSEHRSEENTSTENLTGLQSEPQRKPHYMKVLEIRAKNPLPPPHKFKTNVLPSQQHDWSSHCQRRGSPVCSEERRLRDRKHLDDITAARLLPLHHLPAQLLSIEESLALQKQQKQSYEEMQAKLAAQKLAERLNIKMQSYNPEGESSRKYREVRDEGDDQSSDDEF; via the exons ATGTCCTCGCTGCCCCGCGGCTTCGAGCCCCAAGCTCCCGAGGACTTGGGGCAGCGGAGTTTGGCGGAGCTGCGGGAGATGTTGAGGCGCCAGGAGAGACTTTTGCGCAACGT AAAATTCATTTGCAAATTGCCCGACAAAGGTAAAAAGATCTTAGACTCTGTCGCCAAACTGAAAGCTGCCATTACAGAGCGTGAAGAAATTCAAGGAAGAAGTGGACTCTTGCATCCCGTTAGTTTAGACTGTAAACAGAGGCAGAAGGCAGTTGCATTTGTTGATGTGGACACAGAAAAGGCCCAGAACTCTGACCAGATACTTGATACTTCATCACTAGTTCCTGGCTGTTCCTCTGTAGCTAACGTCACGCCATCTCAGACAACCTCACAACAGAAGGAACCTGTCCATCCTCCCCGCAGAGGCAATGCAGACGCCCCCGAGGTTGAGTTCACGGTGAGCAAGTGCCCAGCTTCGGGCAGCAGAGCTACCGCACCTTCCCCAGCTGAAGCGCGTGCGCCTCTCCCTCAGCATCGTGTTGCTGGTCAAGCGGAGGATAGTTCTAGCAGCTCTGACAACCAGTTTATTGATAGATTACAAAGGATCACGATTGCAGACTCAAGTGAACACCGCTCAGAAGAAAACACGAGTACTGAGAACTTGACTGGCCTTCAGAGCGAGCCACAGAGGAAGCCTCATTACATGAAAGTGCTAGAAATTCGAGCCAAaaaccccctgcccccaccacataAATTTAAAACCAATGT GTTACCTTCACAGCAGCACGACTGGTCGAGTCACTGTCAGAGGCGAGGGTCTCCTGTTTGCTCAGAGGAGAGGCGGCTCAGGGACAGGAAGCACCTTGATGACATCACAGCAGCCCGGCTCCTGCCGCTCCACCATCTGCCTGCACAGCTGCTCTCCATAGAGGAGTCTCTGGCACTTCAGAAACAGCAGAAACAGAGCTATGAG GAGATGCAAGCCAAGCTGGCAGCACAAAAATTAGCTGAAAGACTGAATATTAAAATGCAGAGCTATAATCCAGAAGGAGAATCTTCTAGGAAATACCGAGAAGTAAGGGATGAGGGTGACGATCAGTCCTCTGATGATGAATTCTGA